Proteins found in one Camarhynchus parvulus unplaced genomic scaffold, STF_HiC, whole genome shotgun sequence genomic segment:
- the LOC115917148 gene encoding signal-induced proliferation-associated 1-like protein 3, giving the protein MPLPDTAGLEWATLVSAAKAYEVQRAVSLFSLADPALSPEPPPAPPPPPRAAPLPPLSPSPAPLDLPGKVSQLEAMLKQLHSDLEKEKQDKVFLQAEVANLRQNNRRLQQESNSAARQLRRMARIFSGASGHQEP; this is encoded by the exons ATGCCGCTCCCCGACACGGCCGGGCTCGAGTGGGCGACGCTCGTCAGCGCCGCCAAGGCCTACGAAG TGCAGCGCGCCGTGTCCCTGTTCTCTCTGGCCGACCCCGCCCTGAGCCCGGagccgcccccggcccctcccccacccccgcgggcagcgcccctcccccccctcag cccctccccagcccccctggATCTGCCAGGAAAAGTTTCCCAGTTGGAGGCGATGCTGAAGCAGCTGCACAGCGACCTGGAAAAG GAGAAGCAGGACAAGGTGTTCCTGCAGGCCGAGGTGGCCAACCTGCGGCAGAACAACCGGCGCCTGCAGCAGGAGTCCAACTCGGCCGCGCGGCAGCTCCGGCGCATGGCGCGGATCTTCTCCGGAGCTTCTGGCCACCAGGAACCCtga
- the POLR2I gene encoding DNA-directed RNA polymerase II subunit RPB9 has product MDGDGAYEPGFVGIRFCQECNNMLYPKEDKENRILLYACRNCDYQQEADNSCIYVNKITHEVDELTQIIADVSQDPTLPRTEDHPCQKCGHKEAVFFQSHSARAEDAMRLYYVCTAPHCGHRWTE; this is encoded by the exons ATGGACGGGGACGGCGCGTACGAGCCGGGCTTCGTGGGGATCCGGTTCTGCCAGGAATG taaCAACATGCTGTACCCCAAGGAGGACAAGGAGAACCGGATCCTGCTCTACGCT tgcaGGAACTGTGATTACCAGCAGGAGGCCGACAACAGCTGCATCTACGTCAACAAGATCACGCACGAAGTGGA CGAGCTGACGCAGATCATCGCTGACGTGTCCCAGGACCCGACCCTGCCCCGCACCGAGGATCACCCCTGCCAGAA GTGTGGCCACAAGGAGGCCGTGTTCTTCCAGTCCCACAGCGCCCGCGCTGAG gacgCCATGCGGCTGTACTACGTGTGCACGGCCCCGCACTGCGGCCACCGCTGGACAGAGTGA
- the TBCB gene encoding tubulin-folding cofactor B, with protein sequence MNGGGTAPGPVWLAVSSSLNAFRACKRFSPALTIAELKCKLELVVGSPASCMELQLFGAEDEPLGPLDCDEALLGSYPVSDGCRVHVTDRSGARAGQFEDVSQVAKYEMAESDYDKRTESMRSFLRQRSWGRWDREREQEREREREQRRAQEAAAAAALPLGARCEVRVPGQPCRRGAIAFVGETDFKPGFWVGVRYDEPLGKHDGSVAGRRYFECPPKFGAFVRPQHVTAGDFPPEDDGLDEEL encoded by the exons ATGAACGGCGGCGGGACCGCGCCGGGCCCGGTGTGGCTGGCGGTGAGCAGCTCCCTGAACGCTTTCCGTGCCTGTAAACGCTTCTCGCCTGCGCTCACCATCGCCGAGCTCAAG TGCAagctggagctggtggtggGCTCGCCGGCGTCGTgcatggagctgcagctctttggtGCCGAGGACGAGCCCCTGGGGCCCCTGGACTGTGACgaggccctgctgggctcctaCCCCGTCAGCGACGGCTGCCGCGTGCAC GTGACAGACCGCAGCGGGGCCCGCGCGGGGCAGTTCGAGGACGTGTCCCAGGTGGCCAAGTACGAGATGGCCGAGAGCGACTACGACAAGAGGACag AGTCCATGCGCTCCTTCCTGCGGCAGCGCTCGTGGGGCCGCTGGGACCGGGAGCGGGAGCaggagcgggagcgggagcgggagcagCGCCGGGCtcaggaggcggcggcggcggccgcgctgccgcTCGGGGCGCGCTGCGAGGTGCGGGTGCCGGGCCAGCCCTGCCGCAGGGGCGCCATCGCCTTCGTGG GCGAGACGGATTTTAAGCCGGGGTTTTGGGTGGGGGTGCGCTACGACGAACCGCTGGGCAAGCACGATGGAAG CGTGGCCGGCCGCCGTTATTTCGAGTGTCCCCCCAAATTCGGCGCCTTCGTTCGGCCCCAGCACGTCACGGCCGGCGACTTCCCGCCCGAGGACGACGGCCTGGACGAGGAGCTCTga